CGCCGCGCCGTCGGCGTGCTCCGGCAGGTCGCGCAGCAGCGCGCCGAGGCGGCCGGCGCCGCCCTCCAGCAGCAGCCGGCCCACCGCGTGGTCCGCGACGAGCAGCGCGGCGGCGGTGTCCCAGTCACCGGCCTGGACCGCGTGGGCGACCGCGTCCGCGGTCCGGCCGTGCTCGGCCAGCCAGGCGGCCGCGCGGTAGTGCAGCTTGGGCACCTGGTCCGGCTCCTCGAACGCCAGTTGGGCGCGCAGCAGCTCGGCGAAGAGCCGGTGGTACCGGTAGGAGTGCGGCTCCTCGCCGGTACGCCGCACGAACGCGTTCCGGTGCTCCAGGTCGGCCAGGATCCGGTGCGCGTCCGGGCTCCCGGTCAGGGCCTGGGCCAGCTCCGGCGTGAAGGTGCCCAGGACGCTGGTGTGCAGCAGGAAGTCGCGCACCTGCGGGGGCTGCGCCCGCAGCACCTCGCTGGCGAAGTACTCGGCGATGGTCGCCTCTTCGCCGGTGGTGGTCTCGACGAGGCGGTCGGCGTCCCCGTGGCCCGCCAGCGCCAGCGCGAACAGGCGCAGGCCGGCGGCCCAGCCCTCGGTGTGTTCCAGCAGCGCGGCGAACGCGGGCGGGCTCAGCGTGATGCCGTGCCAGGCGAGCAGCTCGGCGGCCTCCTGGCGGGTGAAGGCGAGGTCGCCGCCGCGCACCTCGACGAGCCGGCCGGCCAGCCGGTACCGGTGCAGCGGCATGGGCGGGTCGAAGCGGCCGACCAGGACCAGCCGCAGCCGCTGGCCGGCGTGCCGGGCGACGAACTCCAGTTCGGTGGCCCAGCGCGGGTCGGTGAGGGCGGAGACGTCGTCCAGGACCAGGACGGCCGGGTCGGGCTGCTCGGCGATCTGCGCGGCCAGCCGGGTCAGGAAGGACCGGCTGGGCGCGGACGGCGGCACGGGCGGGGTGACCGCCGGCAACGACATCCCGACGGCCCGCAGCCCGGCCACGACGTATGTCCAGAACATGCCTGTTCTGGCGTCCTCGTCCTCGAGCGTCACCCAAGCGACGTGGTCGGCCGGTCCGGTCTCCCGGGCCCACTGCGCCACCAGTTGGGTCTTGCCGGTGCCGGCGGGCCCGGTCACGACGACCACCGGCGGGGCCCGGTCCGGCGCGAGCGCCCGGATCAGCCTGGGCCGGGCCACCATGAACGGCGGCGGCTCCGGTATCGCGAACTTCGACGCCAGCAGGTCGGTCGTCACGCGAGCAGCGTCGCCGCCGGGCCGGGCGGGGCGCATTACACACACCGGGTAGTTCGCCGTGGAGCCCGATTCACCTGCGCCGGATGATGCGGAAGAGCCGGGCGGCGGGTGTGCTGACCCACATGTGTCGCTGGCTGGCCTACTCGGGCTCCCCCATCCTGCTCGACGATCTGCTGTACAAGCCGCAGCCCTCGCTGATCGACCAGAGCTTGCACGCGCGCCTGGGCGTCGAGACCACCAACGGCGACGGGTTCGGCGTCGGCTGGTACGGCGTGGACGCCCCGCCGGCCCCGATCCTATTCCGCGGCGTCGGCCCGGCCTGGGGCGACCTGAACCTGCGGGAGCTGGCCCGGTCGATCTCCTCGCCGCTGTTCGTGGCGCACATCCGGGCGAGCACCGGCACGCCGGTGGAGCAGACCAACTGCCACCCGTTCCGGCACGGCCGGTGGCTGTGGGCGCACAACGGCGCGATCCGGGAGTTCGCGCTGCTCAAGCGGGACCTGGTCCTGGCCGTCGACCCGAGCCTGTACCCGTCGATCGCCGGCTCCACCGACTCCGAGGTGATGTTCTACCTCGCCCTCACCTTCGGCCTGCACAACGACCCGGTCGCGGCCGTGGAACGGATGGTGGGCTTCGTGGAGTCGGTCGGGCACCGGCGCGGGGTGGCCGATCCCGTCCAGATGACGGTGGCGACCAGCGACGGCGACCGGTTGTGGGCCTTCCGGTACTCCAGCGAGCGGGACAGCCGCTCCCTGTACGTGAGCACCGAGATGTCCACCCTGCACGAGATGTACCCGGACAACGAGAACCTGCACCGGCTCTCCGACGAGACCCGGGCCGTGGTGTCCGAGCCGCTCGGCGACCTGGCCGGCGCCTGGCACCCGGTGCCCGAGTCCAGCTACGCGGTCGTCCAGAAGGGCGCGGACGCGGTCGGCGCGTTCCGGCCCAGAACGTCCTGAACGCGTACCACGGTGGTCCGGGCGAGCTTGTCGTGCACGCCCTGGCCGCGCCGGTCGACCACCGCCCACAGGGCGCCGACCGGGAAGTACGCCAGCACGACCGCGCGGACCAGCGCCGCCAGCCAGGACACCCGCCCGCCGTCGACGGTGACCACCCGCACGCCGAGCAGCGCCATCCCGGGCGTGCGCCCGGCGAGGGTCCAGAAGCACCAGTCGTACAGCGTCAGGACGGCCGGCAGGGCGGCCAGGGTGAGCGGCACGAGGGTCTGCGCGAAGTCGCCCGCCGTGGTGCTCACGGCGGCGCCGACCAGCACCACGACGACCACGGCCCCGCCGGTGGCGACCGTGACCAGGAGCGCGTCGAGCACGTACGCGACCGCCCGGCTGACCACCCCGGCGTACTCCCGGTGCGCCGGCGCGGTCACGGGTGGTCGGGCTGGGCCGGCGCCGGTTGCAGGGTGCGCCGGAACACCCGCGCCGTCCAGCGGTCGACCGCGGCGTCACTGACCGCGGCACCGGTCCTGATGCGCCCGACGAGCTCGTCGACCATGCTCTCGCGCTGCCCCTTGATCAGCGACCGGATCCGCTCCGGTTCCGCCTCCAGCAGCGCGAGCACCTCGTCCAGCACGGCGCCGACCAGCGGCCGCAGCACCCGGTCGACCTGCACGTCGACCACCCGGTCGACGACCGGGGAGGCGGCCACCATGGCGGCCAGCGCGTCGACCAGTTCGGCCGTGCGGCGCTGGCCCCGCGCGTACTCCACGGCACCGCGCTCGGCCGTGGTGACGAGCCGCCGCCGCGCCGCGGCCGCCAGTTCGGCGTACCGCGTCGCGGGGATCGCGGCCCGCCGCCGGGCGGCGGTGAGCAGCACGGCGGCGGCGTCCTCGGCCTCCAGCACCGCGCCGATGGCCACGTGCCGCCAGGACAGCGGCGGCCCGCCGGTCGTCATGGGGTCACCCGCGCGTGCCTACCGGCGGCGGCGCGACACGCGACGCGCCGTCCGGCGGCTGGTCCGCCGGGCGATCCTGCGGGATCCGAACATGTCTGCCTCCGATGGTGTGTTCGCCGCCAACGTCACCGGGCGGCGGAGATTTCCAGGTCGTGTAGTTCCTTGGCCTCTTCCGCACTCACCAGGCCGATGGTGACCAGGTCGAGAGGGCTGATGAAGCCGTCCGCGAGCCGGAAGCCGCCGGCCCGGGCGACGGCGTCGCGCAGCGGCACCGCCCAGTTGTGCTCGATCAGCAGCAGCGCGGCGGCCGTGTCGTTCGGGATCTCGGACAGGACGTCCCAGGCGTCCTCGTCGTCGAAGACCTGCAGGCCCTGCGCGCCCATCTCGGCGCCCACCTCGGCGCCGGCCTCCATGCCTTCCTCGCCGTCGACGCCGAGCCCGATCAGCGCGCCGACCTTGCTGCCGAGCTCGACGGCCTCCTCGGTGGTCAGGTTGCTGAGGTGCTCGACCTCGAATTCGCCGTCGCCGCCCTTGTAGACCGCGAGTGCGTCGATGACCCGGATGGTGTCGCTCTGGCGCAGCCGTTCCAACTCGGCGATGATCTCGCCGTGGAAGTCCGGGTGCCGGAATCCGAGCACGATGAGCTGGACCGGTCCGATGGACATCATTCACCGCCCTTCCTGCGGTTGCGTTGGCGCCGTCCCGCGCGGGTCGTCGGGGCGGCTCACCTGGATGAGCTCGATGCCGAACTGGTCGAACCGCCGGAACAGGTGCCCCAGGTCGTCGGCCGAGAGCCGGCCGCGGATCGTGGTCTGGCGCGGCACGACCTCGCACCGCATGCCCGCGAAGGCGGCCCGCAGGTGCGGTCCCAGAGACCCGAAGACCCGGATCTCGTACGTCTCACCCATGCCGACACCCTCGCCGCCCGGCCGCGGGTCCGCTTCATCCAACCGGGGTGGTTCGGCGCCAGACCCGCCCTAGTGCAGCAGCATTTTGAGCACGATGAACACGACGCCGAACAGGCCGGCCACCGTCGCCGCGGCCAGCCGCTCCACGAGGGCCAGCTCGCCGTGCCGGCCCATGTCCCATCCCGCCCGCCACAGCAGCAGGGTGCTACACACCAGCGCCACGTCGATCGCCACGCCCAGGTCCGTACCCAGCAGCCGGAGCGCCACCAGGACGAGCAGCGGCAGCGCCGAGGCGGTCACGATCTCCCAGCCGGCGGTCAGCTGCCGCCGTACCTGGGACCAGGCCGGCCGCCGCCGGCCGGAGTGCAGCCGCTCGGCCATCAGCCGGGCGAAGCGCTCGGCCGACCAGTAGACCACCAGCGTGCCGAGCACCGCGCCGACGACCGCCATCGCCGTGGCCGCGTGCGAGGCGGCCATCACGGCCGCGCCGACGATGATGCCGTAGATGCCGGCGGCCGTCGCTTCCTTCGTCTTCCCGATCGGGCTCAGCAGGGCACGGCCCGCCCGTCCCGTCACGGATACGTCCGGGGGACCGGCCGGGTCGTCGGCGGCCGCAGGGCGGCGCGGGCGGTGCCGGCGATCAGGGTCCCGATCGCGATGCCGAGGATCAGGTTGAGGCCGGCGGTGCACACCCGCGACGCGAGGCTGGCGTCGCTCATGAACGGCGCCAGGACCCCGACCACGGTGGCGAGCGCCAGCACCCAGCCGAAGAACCGCATCGGCTTGGGCGTGAACAGCAGCAGCACGTGGACCAGCCCGGTGGCGGCCAGGCCGGCCAGGGCGGCGCCGAAGGCGTACCAGCCGGTGCTGGCGTCACCCCACGTGCCCTCCCCCTTCGGCGCGAGGACCGGCACGTCGAACAGGCCGCGGGTCAGCAGGATCCCGACGACCGCGATCAGCGCGGCGACCAGGGCGGTCGCCAGGCCGCCCGCCCACAGCCGGCCGGCGTTCACGGCGGGACGGTTCGGCGCCGTCGACTGGTACATACCGGTCATCCTGTCGACACTCGCCGACGCCGCTGGCCGGCGCCTCATCCGGCGCGGATGAACGGAGCCGGGGCGGGGCGGCGCCAAGGGGGGGTGGGCGCCACCCCGTCCACCGGGGTGATCCTCAGGGCGGTGAGGAACACGGCGGACGGTACCGGCCCGCGCTGATCCGGCGCTGAAACCGCGCTGAATCGCCGCTCCCTACCCCAGCAGGGCGGCGGTGTCCGCGCGTTCCGGGGCACCGATCTGCTCGAAGAGCCGGTCGGCCCGGCGCCACTGGCTCAGCGCCAGGTCGCCCTTGCCCAGGCGCTGGTACGCGTGGCCCATGGTGAGCAGGGTACGGGCGAACGCCAGCCGCTGTCCGGCCCGCCGCTGGGTGGCCACCGCCCGACGGCACTGCTCCAGGCAGCCGGCCGCGTCGTCCACCTGCAGGCAGCCCGCGGCGAGGCGGCTGTGCGCCTGCGCGGACAGCAGCACGTACCCGGACGCACGGGCCAGCTCCAGCGCCCGCCGGGCCCGGTCGGACGCGCCGCCGGGCTCCTTGCGCGCCACGGCCAGGTCGGCCAGGCCGAGCAGCGCCTCGATGGTGCCGCGCTGGTGGCTGGTTTGGTGGGCCAGGTCGAGGGCGGCGTCGAGGCGTTCGGCCGCCTCCTCCAGGCCGCACTGTCTGATCCGGACGGCGGCGAGGCCGGTGTGGGCGTGGATCTCCAGCCGGCTGTCGCCGAGCCGGCGGGCGATCTCGAGGGCGGCGCTGAACGCGGCGGCGGCCTCCTCGTACCGGCCGGTGTCGTGGTGGACGAGGCCGAGGATGTTCAGCGTCGACGCCTCCTCGTGCCCGGCGCCGATGCTCCGGCTGATGGCCAGCGCCCGCTCCAGCGCCTCGCGCGCCTCGACCGGACGGCCCTGCTCCCGCCGTACCACGCCGAGGTTCTCGGTCGCGACCGCCTCGCCCTGGCGGCGGCCGGTCTGGCGCAGCAGCGGCAGCGCCAGCTCGCTGAGCCGGGCCGCCCGCGACAGCTCGCCGACCTGCTCGTACGCGGCGGCCAGGTTGGTCAGCATGACCGCCTGGCCGGTCGCGTCGCCGAGCTCCCGGTCGATGGCCAGCGACCGCTCCATCCGGTGGATCGCGCGCCGGGTCTGGCCCAGCTCGGCGAGCGCGATCCCGCCGTTGCACAGGGCCGCCGACTCGCCCTTGCGCCACCCGGCCCGCCGCGCCAGGGTCGCCGTCATCTCGTACTGCTCGATGGCCGCCGCGTAGTCCGCGGTCCGCCAGTGCAGGAACCCCAGGCTGTGCCGCATCGCGGCCTGGCCGAGCACGTCACCGGCCCGGTGCGCGGCGGCGAGCCCGGTCTGCACGACGGACAGCCACTGCGCCGGCGACGCCTGCAGGCGCATGACGTCGCGCAGCGCGTCCGCCAGGTGCCAGACCACGCGGTCCCGGCCGGACGCCGCCGCGAACTCGACCGCCGCGGTCAGGTTCGGCCACTCCGCGGCGACCCACCGCCGGGCCTCGCCCTCGCCGGCGAAGTCCGCCACCCGCACGCCGGGCGGCAGCGGGTCGCGCGGCAGCCGCAGTCGGGACGCTCCATTGAGGACGGTGGCCGCCCGTTCGACGGAGTGCAGATACCAGTGCAGCAGCCGGTCGGCGGCGGCGCCGTCCCGCTCGTGCGTGACTGCCAGTTCCGCCGCGTACTCCAGCAGCAGGTCGTGGCAGACCACCCGGCCCTGCGCGGTGAGCTTCACCAGGTGGAACCGGGCCAGCGCGTCCACCAGCGGCTCCGCCTCGTCCGCGGTCAGGCCGGCGAGCGTCGCCACCGCCGCCGTGGTCCACCCCGCCGGGGCCGGCACCAGACTCAGCAGCCGGAACACCAGCCGGGCCGGCGGCGCGAGCGCCTGGTACGACAGGTCGAACGCGCCCCGTACCGTGGCGGTGTCGTCGCCGTCGACCCGCAGCCCGGCCATCCGGCCGCGCGCGGCCAACTCCTCGGCGTGCCGGCGGACACCCAGGTGGGCCCGGTCGGCCAGGCGCGCCCCGGCGATGCGCAGCGCCAGCGGCAGATACCCGCACAGCTTCGCCAGCTCCACCGCGGCCTCGGGGTCCGCGCCGACCCGCTCCGGGCCGGCCGCGCGGGCCAGCACCTCCACGGCGTCCGCGGCGGCCAGAACGTCGAGCGTGAGCCGGTGCGCGCCGGTCAGCGCCACCAGCCCGCTGAGCCGGTCGCGGCTGGTCACCACGACCAGGCACCCGGGCTCGCCGGGGATCAGCGGCCGCACCTGCTCCGCGTCCGCGACGTTGTCCACGATCACCAGGACCCGCCGCCCGGCCAGCACCGACCGGTACAGCGCGGTCTGCGCCGCTACGCCCACCGGTATCCGCTCGGCGGCCACCCCGAGCGTCACCAGCACCAGCGGCAGCGCCTCGGCCGGCGACATCCGCGGTCCGGTGTGGAAGCCGCGCATGTCCACGAACAACTGTCCATCGGGGAAGTGCTCGGCGGCCCGGTGCGCCCAGTGCACGGCGAGGGTGGTCTTGCCCGCGCCCGCCGGCCCGACCACCGTCACGATGGCCGGCGCGTT
This genomic stretch from Phytohabitans rumicis harbors:
- a CDS encoding RDD family protein, with protein sequence MTAPAHREYAGVVSRAVAYVLDALLVTVATGGAVVVVVLVGAAVSTTAGDFAQTLVPLTLAALPAVLTLYDWCFWTLAGRTPGMALLGVRVVTVDGGRVSWLAALVRAVVLAYFPVGALWAVVDRRGQGVHDKLARTTVVRVQDVLGRNAPTASAPFWTTA
- a CDS encoding class II glutamine amidotransferase — translated: MMRKSRAAGVLTHMCRWLAYSGSPILLDDLLYKPQPSLIDQSLHARLGVETTNGDGFGVGWYGVDAPPAPILFRGVGPAWGDLNLRELARSISSPLFVAHIRASTGTPVEQTNCHPFRHGRWLWAHNGAIREFALLKRDLVLAVDPSLYPSIAGSTDSEVMFYLALTFGLHNDPVAAVERMVGFVESVGHRRGVADPVQMTVATSDGDRLWAFRYSSERDSRSLYVSTEMSTLHEMYPDNENLHRLSDETRAVVSEPLGDLAGAWHPVPESSYAVVQKGADAVGAFRPRTS
- a CDS encoding AfsR/SARP family transcriptional regulator, which translates into the protein MNDVEFRLLGPVGVWRDDRRLGPVTAQQRSLLAMLLLNLDKVVSVERLTTALWGATAPASARNAIQGYVAKLRRLLAEAYPAGVLATSGPGYLLSVDRRDVDLYQFRALVAEAADGGDERAATRLRGALALWRDAALTDVAADWLPATMGPALEEERLGAFEQLMAGELARGRNHECVTELSTAVAEQPFRERLVVLLMTALHRDGRTAEALTLFRDTRRRLVDHFGIEPGDALTGLHRQILADSSGPQAAPHAEPAAVVPRQLPADVGGFVGRQEALGFLDGLLPHPGAERNAPAIVTVVGPAGAGKTTLAVHWAHRAAEHFPDGQLFVDMRGFHTGPRMSPAEALPLVLVTLGVAAERIPVGVAAQTALYRSVLAGRRVLVIVDNVADAEQVRPLIPGEPGCLVVVTSRDRLSGLVALTGAHRLTLDVLAAADAVEVLARAAGPERVGADPEAAVELAKLCGYLPLALRIAGARLADRAHLGVRRHAEELAARGRMAGLRVDGDDTATVRGAFDLSYQALAPPARLVFRLLSLVPAPAGWTTAAVATLAGLTADEAEPLVDALARFHLVKLTAQGRVVCHDLLLEYAAELAVTHERDGAAADRLLHWYLHSVERAATVLNGASRLRLPRDPLPPGVRVADFAGEGEARRWVAAEWPNLTAAVEFAAASGRDRVVWHLADALRDVMRLQASPAQWLSVVQTGLAAAHRAGDVLGQAAMRHSLGFLHWRTADYAAAIEQYEMTATLARRAGWRKGESAALCNGGIALAELGQTRRAIHRMERSLAIDRELGDATGQAVMLTNLAAAYEQVGELSRAARLSELALPLLRQTGRRQGEAVATENLGVVRREQGRPVEAREALERALAISRSIGAGHEEASTLNILGLVHHDTGRYEEAAAAFSAALEIARRLGDSRLEIHAHTGLAAVRIRQCGLEEAAERLDAALDLAHQTSHQRGTIEALLGLADLAVARKEPGGASDRARRALELARASGYVLLSAQAHSRLAAGCLQVDDAAGCLEQCRRAVATQRRAGQRLAFARTLLTMGHAYQRLGKGDLALSQWRRADRLFEQIGAPERADTAALLG
- a CDS encoding DUF6069 family protein, with the protein product MYQSTAPNRPAVNAGRLWAGGLATALVAALIAVVGILLTRGLFDVPVLAPKGEGTWGDASTGWYAFGAALAGLAATGLVHVLLLFTPKPMRFFGWVLALATVVGVLAPFMSDASLASRVCTAGLNLILGIAIGTLIAGTARAALRPPTTRPVPRTYP